The Lysobacter capsici genome has a segment encoding these proteins:
- a CDS encoding two-component system sensor histidine kinase NtrB, with protein sequence MPADPQPAPDLSLDSLTTPLAWSDAGGTLSGCNTAFSRWFGIGARRLLGWPLAGLDAGDGRLALALSREGGDEAPLRMRRMRLRYADGEERFADLWLSRREGGGWLLEAHPVDEFPGDDPALLLPSALSASLKGLAHELRNPLAGLKGASQLLARRVDDADSRELIGLIDSEVERLTGLVDRLLTPAPPRPHAPLNIHAVLERVLRLAEADAGWAVRLVRDYDPSLPEFDGDADRLMQAVWNLVRNAIEAGATHVNLRTRIEHGVRIADTSHPIALRLEIIDDGHGVPDELAEQLFLPLVSGRAEGSGLGLALAQQVSREHRGSLAYRSRPGHTVFTLLLPMHIESEGDAT encoded by the coding sequence ATGCCCGCCGACCCCCAGCCCGCCCCCGACCTGAGCCTCGACAGCCTGACCACGCCGCTCGCCTGGAGCGATGCGGGTGGGACTTTGAGCGGCTGCAATACCGCGTTCTCGCGCTGGTTCGGAATCGGCGCGCGGCGGTTGCTGGGTTGGCCGCTGGCCGGCCTGGACGCGGGCGACGGTCGTCTGGCGCTGGCCTTGTCGCGCGAAGGCGGCGACGAGGCGCCGCTGCGGATGCGGCGGATGCGGCTGCGTTACGCCGACGGCGAGGAGCGTTTCGCCGATCTGTGGCTGAGCCGGCGCGAAGGTGGCGGCTGGTTGCTGGAAGCGCACCCGGTCGACGAATTTCCCGGCGACGACCCGGCCTTGCTGCTGCCGTCGGCGTTGTCTGCGTCGTTGAAGGGGCTCGCGCACGAATTGCGCAATCCGTTGGCCGGGCTCAAGGGTGCCTCGCAGCTGTTGGCGCGGCGGGTCGACGATGCCGATTCGCGCGAGTTGATCGGCTTGATCGACAGCGAGGTCGAGCGCCTGACCGGCCTGGTCGACCGTCTGCTGACGCCGGCGCCGCCGCGGCCGCACGCGCCGTTGAACATTCATGCCGTGCTCGAACGCGTGCTGCGTCTGGCCGAGGCCGACGCGGGTTGGGCGGTGCGGCTGGTGCGCGATTACGACCCGAGCCTGCCCGAATTCGACGGCGACGCCGATCGCCTGATGCAGGCGGTGTGGAACCTGGTGCGCAACGCGATCGAGGCCGGCGCGACCCACGTCAATCTGCGCACGCGCATCGAACACGGCGTGCGCATCGCCGACACTTCGCATCCGATCGCGTTGCGTCTGGAGATCATCGACGACGGCCACGGCGTGCCCGACGAACTGGCAGAGCAGCTGTTCCTGCCGCTGGTGTCCGGCCGCGCCGAAGGCAGCGGGCTCGGCCTGGCGCTGGCGCAGCAGGTCTCGCGCGAGCACCGCGGCTCGCTGGCGTATCGCTCGCGTCCGGGCCACACCGTGTTCACCCTGCTGTTGCCGATGCATATCGAAAGCGAAGGAGACGCGACATGA
- the ntrC gene encoding nitrogen regulation protein NR(I), with amino-acid sequence MSAARVWVVDDDRSVRFVLATALREAGYNVDAFENAADALDALDQRGAPDLLFTDVRMPGDGGLVLLEKLKARAPSLPVVVMSAYTDVASTAGAFRGGAQEFLSKPFDLDDAVALAARTLAANEAQDEVAETPQAAADTLIGDTPAMLTLFRAIGRLAQAPLSVLITGETGTGKELVARALHRESPRAARPFVALNTAAIPSELLESELFGHEAGAFTGAQRRHVGRFEQADGGSLFLDEIGDMPLPLQTRLLRVLAEGEFFRVGGRELIRVDVRVIAATHQDLETLVAQGQFRADLLHRLDVVRLRLPPLRERRLDVPQLAERFLASAAIRFAAPAKRLSKPALERLRAHDWPGNVRELENVCWRLAALAPGDTITREDMDEVLGVSVRKPSDAAEWEAQLSSWARAQLADGRANLHADARERFDRALLEAALEHTGGRRTEAATRLGLGRNTLTRKLGPGRKRS; translated from the coding sequence ATGAGCGCGGCGCGGGTGTGGGTGGTCGACGACGATCGTTCGGTGCGCTTCGTGCTGGCGACGGCGTTGCGCGAGGCCGGTTACAACGTCGATGCGTTCGAAAACGCGGCCGATGCGCTGGATGCATTGGATCAGCGCGGCGCGCCGGACCTGTTGTTCACCGACGTGCGCATGCCCGGCGATGGCGGCCTGGTGCTGCTTGAGAAGCTCAAGGCGCGCGCGCCGTCGTTGCCGGTGGTGGTGATGAGCGCCTACACCGATGTGGCGAGCACGGCCGGTGCGTTTCGCGGCGGGGCGCAGGAGTTCCTGTCCAAGCCCTTCGACCTGGACGATGCGGTGGCGCTGGCCGCGCGCACCTTGGCGGCGAACGAAGCGCAGGACGAGGTCGCCGAAACGCCGCAGGCCGCCGCCGATACCTTGATCGGCGACACCCCGGCGATGCTGACCTTGTTCCGCGCGATCGGACGCCTGGCGCAGGCGCCGCTGTCGGTGCTGATCACCGGCGAAACCGGCACCGGCAAGGAACTGGTCGCGCGCGCGCTGCATCGCGAATCGCCGCGCGCGGCGCGGCCGTTCGTGGCCTTGAACACCGCGGCGATTCCGTCGGAATTGCTGGAAAGCGAACTGTTCGGGCATGAGGCCGGCGCCTTTACCGGCGCCCAGCGGCGCCATGTCGGGCGGTTCGAACAGGCCGACGGCGGCAGCCTGTTTCTCGATGAAATCGGCGACATGCCCTTGCCGTTGCAGACCCGCTTGTTGCGGGTGCTGGCCGAAGGCGAGTTCTTCCGCGTCGGCGGACGCGAATTGATCCGGGTCGATGTGCGGGTGATCGCGGCGACCCATCAGGATTTGGAAACTCTCGTCGCGCAGGGCCAGTTCCGCGCCGATCTGCTGCATCGCCTGGACGTGGTGCGCCTGCGCCTGCCGCCGTTGCGCGAACGCCGCTTGGATGTGCCGCAACTGGCCGAACGTTTTCTCGCCTCGGCCGCGATCCGGTTCGCGGCGCCGGCCAAGCGCCTGTCCAAGCCGGCGCTGGAGCGGCTGCGCGCGCACGATTGGCCGGGCAACGTGCGCGAACTGGAGAACGTGTGCTGGCGCCTGGCCGCGCTGGCGCCGGGCGATACGATCACCCGCGAAGACATGGACGAGGTGCTCGGGGTTTCGGTGCGCAAGCCGAGCGACGCGGCCGAATGGGAAGCGCAGCTGTCGTCGTGGGCGCGCGCGCAACTCGCCGACGGCCGCGCGAACCTGCATGCCGATGCGCGCGAGCGCTTCGACCGCGCCTTGCTGGAAGCGGCGCTGGAACATACCGGTGGGCGGCGCACCGAGGCGGCGACGCGCTTGGGGCTGGGGCGCAATACCTTGACGCGCAAGTTGGGGCCGGGGCGCAAGCGCAGTTAG
- a CDS encoding superoxide dismutase family protein produces MNHVLRTITIASFVGALAACGGQTTKPTPPPAPPRPVSTAQSAMVVLASASGSLVSGKLTLRPMGDGVHLTGEIGGLTPNSVHAIHIHEKGDCSAADASSAGGHFNPAGQPHGQVGHGAHHAGDMDNLNSDAEGVAKVDAHASGVTLGGGAANDVAGRAVIVHAVQDDYKSQPAGNAGARVACGVIKIVQ; encoded by the coding sequence ATGAACCACGTACTTCGCACGATCACGATCGCCTCATTCGTCGGCGCGTTGGCCGCCTGCGGTGGACAAACCACCAAGCCCACGCCGCCGCCCGCGCCGCCCAGGCCGGTGTCGACCGCGCAATCGGCGATGGTGGTGCTCGCCTCGGCCTCCGGCAGCCTGGTCAGCGGCAAGTTGACCTTGCGCCCGATGGGCGACGGCGTGCATCTGACCGGCGAGATCGGCGGACTGACGCCCAACAGCGTGCATGCGATCCATATCCACGAGAAGGGCGATTGCAGCGCGGCCGACGCGAGCAGCGCCGGCGGCCATTTCAATCCGGCTGGCCAGCCGCACGGTCAGGTCGGTCACGGCGCGCATCATGCCGGCGACATGGACAATCTCAACTCCGATGCCGAAGGCGTGGCCAAGGTCGATGCGCATGCCAGCGGCGTGACTCTCGGCGGCGGCGCGGCCAACGATGTCGCCGGTCGCGCGGTGATCGTGCATGCCGTCCAGGACGATTACAAAAGCCAGCCCGCCGGCAACGCCGGCGCGCGCGTGGCCTGCGGCGTGATCAAGATCGTGCAGTGA
- a CDS encoding GNAT family N-acetyltransferase — translation MTHLRIRDAVPADRDLIADWMIAMAWETEHKRLDPDTVRAGVAGGLADAARARYFIAMREAEVAGNETIAVPAGTLMFTHEWSDWRNGDWWWIQSVYVAPEHRRQGVYNALHGHVAALARATPGVVGLRLYVERANANAQRTYEAMGMVDAGYHIYEQHT, via the coding sequence ATGACCCACTTGCGCATCCGCGACGCCGTTCCCGCCGACCGCGACCTGATCGCCGACTGGATGATCGCGATGGCCTGGGAAACCGAGCACAAGCGGCTCGACCCCGACACCGTGCGCGCCGGCGTCGCCGGCGGCCTGGCCGATGCGGCCCGGGCGCGCTACTTCATCGCCATGCGCGAGGCCGAAGTCGCCGGCAACGAAACCATCGCGGTCCCGGCCGGCACCTTGATGTTCACCCATGAATGGAGCGACTGGCGCAACGGCGACTGGTGGTGGATCCAGAGCGTGTACGTCGCGCCGGAGCACCGCAGGCAGGGCGTCTACAACGCCTTGCACGGCCACGTGGCGGCGTTGGCGCGGGCGACGCCGGGCGTGGTCGGTCTGCGGCTGTATGTCGAGCGCGCCAACGCCAATGCGCAACGCACCTACGAGGCGATGGGCATGGTCGATGCGGGATATCACATCTACGAACAGCACACATGA
- a CDS encoding acetyl-CoA C-acetyltransferase, with translation MRGVPMRQNRPVAVLGGVRIPFCRQNTAYADVGNLGMSVRTLGALVEKFGLHGQQLGEVAMGAVIKHSSDWNLGREAALSSGLSPLTPGITLQRACGTSLDSIITIANKIAVGQIEAGIGGGSDTTSDVPIVYGKSLRRRLLEAARGRSTKDKLAAFKGFHLRELKPEFPGVAEPRTGKSMGEHCEDMAKQWNISRDSQDEWALSSHLKLAAAYERGFFDDLVVSFRGVSRDNNLRADSTLEKLATLKPAFDKTSGRGTLTAANSTPLTDGASACLLASEEWAQAHNHEVLCYLRDAQVAAVDFVHGEGLLMAPTVAVPEMLKRNGLTLQDFDIYEIHEAFAAQVLCTLRAWESEDYCKTRLGLDAPLGRIDPAKINPNGSSLAAGHPFAATGARIVATAAKELKQRGGGRCLISICTAGGMGVVAILER, from the coding sequence TTGCGAGGTGTGCCGATGCGCCAAAACCGTCCCGTCGCCGTGCTCGGTGGCGTGCGTATTCCGTTCTGCCGCCAAAACACCGCCTATGCGGATGTCGGCAACCTGGGCATGTCGGTGCGCACCCTGGGCGCGTTGGTCGAGAAGTTCGGCCTGCACGGCCAGCAGCTCGGCGAAGTGGCGATGGGCGCGGTGATCAAGCACAGCAGCGACTGGAACCTCGGCCGCGAGGCCGCGCTGTCGTCGGGCCTGTCGCCGCTGACGCCGGGCATCACCCTGCAGCGCGCCTGCGGCACCTCGCTCGACTCGATCATCACCATCGCCAACAAGATCGCGGTCGGCCAGATCGAGGCCGGCATCGGCGGCGGTTCGGACACGACCTCCGACGTGCCGATCGTGTACGGCAAGAGCCTGCGCCGGCGCCTGCTGGAAGCCGCGCGCGGGCGTTCGACCAAGGACAAGCTCGCCGCGTTTAAGGGCTTCCACCTGCGCGAACTCAAGCCCGAGTTCCCCGGCGTGGCCGAGCCGCGCACCGGCAAGAGCATGGGCGAGCACTGCGAGGACATGGCCAAGCAGTGGAACATCTCGCGCGATTCGCAGGACGAATGGGCGCTGTCGTCGCACCTCAAGCTGGCCGCGGCCTACGAGCGCGGGTTCTTCGACGATCTGGTGGTGAGTTTCCGAGGCGTGTCGCGCGACAACAACCTGCGCGCCGACAGCACCCTGGAAAAGCTCGCGACCTTGAAGCCGGCGTTCGACAAGACCTCCGGGCGCGGCACGCTGACGGCGGCCAATTCCACCCCGCTGACCGACGGCGCGTCGGCTTGCCTGCTGGCTTCGGAGGAATGGGCGCAGGCGCATAACCACGAAGTGCTGTGCTATCTGCGCGACGCGCAAGTCGCGGCGGTCGACTTCGTCCACGGCGAGGGCCTGCTGATGGCGCCGACCGTGGCGGTGCCGGAGATGCTCAAGCGCAACGGCCTGACCTTGCAGGATTTCGACATCTACGAAATCCACGAAGCCTTCGCCGCGCAGGTGCTGTGCACGCTGCGCGCGTGGGAGAGCGAGGACTACTGCAAGACCCGCCTCGGCCTGGACGCGCCGCTGGGGCGGATCGATCCGGCCAAGATCAACCCGAACGGTTCCTCGCTGGCGGCCGGTCACCCGTTCGCCGCGACCGGCGCGCGCATCGTCGCGACCGCGGCGAAGGAGTTGAAGCAGCGCGGTGGTGGGCGGTGTTTGATTTCGATCTGCACGGCCGGTGGTATGGGTGTGGTGGCGATTCTGGAGCGGTGA
- a CDS encoding sulfatase-like hydrolase/transferase, whose product MALSDLFSNGKQPNLLLIITDQERSLLQWPASYQPTLAAAMPAMRQLAANGIDFQAAFTGACMCSPSRATFLTSQYPAVTGCTHTGGAPLPPPSQFPNLASVLKAAGYGCYWIGKWHLLGNNEPGTQDDELAQWGFSTWDPNDAGISLNATFLGGGTLDTGPVTPGAPNQNDQRYLADALSFLAAPPAEPYCLVVSLVNPHDVHLGYLNQAASYYDPTTYRAAAAPIPLNANENLSSKPRAQSSYTFAQMSGNDGATEQDFVDFYAYLVGYVDSQIQQILDAMSAEQIDQTLIVRFADHGELGLSHGMVEKFVNVYDEAIHVPLLFSNPIAWPQPQSTQALASSVDLLPTLASLLGVSSQFPGLAGTDLSPLLEGTGTSVQDYVHYTYDDIGGNGPSVIRAIRSAQWTYAVYAPAAGAQSQGGDWELYDLSADPQQNTNLAGNPAYADQQAVLEAELAIQMKEKGTTPVGWPPQYIAGTSRGGPAA is encoded by the coding sequence ATGGCCCTGAGCGATCTGTTCTCGAACGGCAAGCAACCCAACCTGCTGCTGATCATCACCGACCAGGAACGTAGCCTGCTGCAATGGCCGGCGTCCTACCAACCGACCCTCGCCGCGGCCATGCCGGCGATGCGCCAGCTCGCCGCCAACGGCATCGATTTCCAGGCCGCGTTCACCGGCGCGTGCATGTGTTCGCCGAGCCGCGCGACGTTTCTGACCAGCCAGTACCCGGCGGTCACCGGCTGCACCCACACCGGCGGCGCGCCGCTGCCGCCGCCCTCGCAGTTTCCCAATCTCGCCAGCGTGCTCAAGGCCGCGGGCTACGGTTGCTACTGGATCGGCAAGTGGCATCTGCTCGGCAACAACGAACCGGGCACGCAGGACGATGAGCTCGCGCAGTGGGGCTTTTCGACCTGGGACCCGAACGACGCCGGCATCAGCTTGAACGCCACCTTCCTCGGCGGCGGCACCCTCGACACCGGCCCGGTCACGCCCGGCGCGCCCAACCAGAACGATCAGCGCTACCTCGCCGATGCGCTGAGCTTCCTCGCCGCGCCGCCGGCCGAGCCGTATTGCCTGGTGGTGTCGCTGGTCAATCCGCACGACGTGCATCTGGGCTATCTCAATCAGGCCGCGAGCTACTACGACCCGACCACGTATCGCGCCGCCGCCGCGCCGATCCCGCTCAACGCCAATGAGAACCTATCGAGCAAACCGCGCGCGCAATCGAGCTACACCTTCGCCCAGATGAGCGGCAACGACGGCGCCACCGAGCAGGACTTCGTCGATTTCTATGCGTATCTGGTCGGTTATGTGGATTCGCAGATCCAGCAGATCCTCGATGCGATGAGCGCCGAACAGATCGATCAGACCTTGATCGTGCGTTTCGCCGACCACGGCGAGCTGGGGCTGTCGCACGGCATGGTCGAGAAATTCGTCAACGTCTACGACGAAGCCATCCACGTGCCGCTGCTGTTCTCCAATCCCATCGCGTGGCCGCAGCCGCAAAGCACGCAGGCGCTGGCCAGTTCGGTCGACCTGTTGCCGACCTTGGCCAGCCTGCTCGGCGTGAGCTCGCAGTTCCCCGGCCTGGCCGGCACCGACCTGAGCCCGCTGCTCGAAGGCACCGGCACTTCGGTGCAGGACTATGTGCATTACACCTACGACGACATCGGCGGCAACGGCCCGAGCGTGATCCGCGCGATCCGTTCGGCGCAGTGGACGTATGCGGTGTATGCGCCGGCCGCGGGCGCGCAGAGCCAGGGCGGCGACTGGGAGCTGTACGACCTGTCCGCCGACCCGCAGCAGAACACCAATCTGGCCGGCAACCCGGCTTACGCCGATCAGCAGGCGGTGCTGGAAGCGGAGTTGGCGATACAGATGAAGGAGAAGGGCACGACGCCGGTGGGCTGGCCGCCGCAGTACATCGCGGGGACGAGTCGGGGTGGGCCGGCTGCTTGA
- a CDS encoding XVIPCD domain-containing protein codes for MSGLNERDLTILGHYAQQGNRELYWNYLAQHPGNDGYGTLALGVVRNDNAPGRVANLHADMRARSDGRDMSERDWERFGVDLITRDLAMRREHVREGHPELALNLPARDVQRAHDQSFTQAGINPNAWTPRQLLEGARRTHGEAEVERVWDHMLNNGALGLGRTASTLYDIGRNLPPGEATSYTGRLAAVSATAMGRESNIDPNRIQRAPMLYEYSPRQGTWSESAQISGPDEGMGMSRTVTDRALIAELNDARAVRLHRQEMRDDFHPADPNRGRPIMRSPAVLSDAGEPAREPGRGEAPVQLARADFGDYGDRVGGNESAPFDPRRADHPQHSLYCQCRDGVQRLDAAHGRSYDEGSERLTARLTQLAGDNRFDRVDAVVLSRGTDRLGAGENVFVVRGDPSDPAAQRAHTNTREAMETKVEQSFQALAMNQPQATAQQAALQQEQQAEQQRNPVRSMA; via the coding sequence ATGAGCGGATTGAACGAACGCGACCTGACCATCCTGGGGCACTACGCCCAGCAGGGTAATCGCGAGCTGTACTGGAACTACCTCGCCCAGCACCCGGGCAACGACGGCTACGGCACGCTCGCGCTGGGCGTGGTGCGCAACGACAACGCGCCCGGCCGGGTCGCCAACCTGCATGCCGACATGCGCGCGCGCAGCGACGGCCGCGACATGAGCGAGCGCGACTGGGAGCGTTTCGGCGTCGACCTGATCACCCGCGACCTGGCGATGCGCCGCGAGCACGTGCGCGAAGGCCATCCCGAACTGGCCTTGAACCTGCCCGCGCGCGACGTGCAGCGCGCCCACGATCAATCCTTCACCCAGGCCGGCATCAATCCCAATGCCTGGACGCCGCGGCAGTTGCTCGAAGGCGCGCGCCGCACCCACGGCGAGGCCGAAGTCGAACGCGTTTGGGACCACATGCTCAACAACGGCGCGCTCGGCCTGGGCCGCACCGCCAGCACCCTGTACGACATCGGCCGCAATCTGCCGCCGGGCGAAGCCACCAGTTACACCGGTCGCCTGGCCGCGGTCAGCGCCACCGCGATGGGCCGCGAATCCAACATCGACCCCAACCGCATCCAGCGCGCGCCGATGCTCTACGAGTACAGCCCGCGCCAGGGGACCTGGTCGGAATCGGCGCAGATTTCCGGGCCGGACGAAGGCATGGGCATGTCGCGCACCGTCACCGATCGCGCCCTGATCGCCGAACTCAACGATGCCCGCGCGGTGCGCCTGCACCGGCAGGAGATGCGCGACGATTTCCATCCGGCCGATCCCAATCGCGGCCGGCCGATCATGCGCAGCCCCGCGGTGCTGTCCGACGCCGGCGAACCGGCGCGCGAACCCGGACGCGGCGAAGCGCCGGTGCAACTGGCCCGCGCCGACTTCGGCGACTATGGCGATCGCGTCGGCGGCAACGAATCGGCGCCGTTCGACCCGCGCCGCGCCGACCATCCGCAGCACTCGCTGTACTGCCAATGCCGCGACGGCGTGCAGCGTCTGGACGCCGCGCACGGCCGCAGCTATGACGAAGGCAGCGAACGCCTGACCGCGCGCCTGACCCAGCTCGCCGGCGACAACCGCTTCGACCGGGTCGACGCGGTCGTGCTCAGCCGCGGCACCGATCGGCTCGGCGCCGGCGAGAACGTGTTCGTGGTCCGCGGCGATCCGTCCGATCCGGCCGCCCAGCGCGCGCATACCAACACCCGCGAGGCGATGGAGACCAAGGTCGAGCAGTCGTTCCAGGCGCTGGCGATGAATCAGCCGCAGGCGACTGCGCAGCAGGCGGCGCTGCAGCAGGAACAGCAGGCCGAACAGCAACGCAATCCCGTGCGCAGCATGGCCTGA
- a CDS encoding CocE/NonD family hydrolase, which yields MRKLGSWFVSCLVLTVFAAPAMAGGFNGSYQRIPGWDGAEMGAFVMVPKDQGPGPFPLLVMPASWGAPNLEYVGRGAVLAGQGYVVVSYTSRGFYDSAGQIDIAGPGTVEDVSAVIDWALAHTPSNPAKIGASGISYGAGISLLAAERDPRIKAVAALSGWADLEASLYANRTVSQQGAALLVVAGSLTGRPGPELAGATARIALGDFDGAVNGLLPVVPQRSPITDAAALNRNGTAVFLANAFNDSLFPPGQYIDFYTGLSGPKQLLFAHGDHATVEVAGAFGLPNEVYTGAVRWFDHHLKGIDNGVEREPAVRLKSQDGDWRGYADWNAVQTGSTVLALSRPSGLIAPTGELRATPSTGWSHSILTGLPTVADSGIAFVSGFLQSVQVAPQASIPLVLRAGAGVWQTPMNWLPQQLSGMPKLHVTVTPSQSEVSLFAYLYSVDLLGNGTLLSHKPYSLRGARPGVAQTIDLRLEATSWDIPAGRRLVLVVDTQDPRYTSASTIGGSVSFSSPASDPSTLTLPLH from the coding sequence ATGCGCAAGCTCGGGTCGTGGTTCGTGTCATGTCTGGTCCTGACCGTGTTCGCCGCTCCGGCGATGGCGGGTGGTTTCAACGGCAGCTATCAACGCATTCCCGGTTGGGACGGCGCGGAAATGGGCGCATTCGTGATGGTGCCCAAGGACCAGGGCCCGGGACCGTTTCCGCTGCTGGTGATGCCGGCCAGCTGGGGCGCGCCGAACCTGGAATACGTCGGACGCGGCGCGGTACTCGCCGGCCAGGGCTATGTGGTGGTCAGCTACACCTCGCGCGGGTTCTACGATTCGGCCGGTCAGATCGACATCGCCGGGCCGGGCACGGTCGAGGACGTCAGCGCGGTGATCGACTGGGCCCTGGCGCATACCCCGTCCAACCCGGCCAAGATCGGCGCCAGCGGCATTTCCTACGGCGCCGGCATCAGCCTGCTCGCGGCCGAGCGCGATCCACGGATCAAGGCGGTCGCGGCGCTGAGCGGCTGGGCCGACCTGGAGGCCTCGCTGTACGCCAACCGCACCGTCAGCCAGCAAGGCGCGGCCTTGTTGGTGGTGGCCGGTTCGCTGACCGGACGGCCCGGGCCGGAACTGGCCGGCGCCACCGCGCGCATCGCGCTCGGCGACTTCGATGGCGCGGTCAACGGCCTGCTGCCGGTCGTGCCGCAGCGCAGCCCGATCACCGACGCGGCGGCGTTGAACCGCAACGGCACCGCGGTGTTCCTCGCCAACGCCTTCAACGACAGCCTGTTCCCGCCGGGCCAGTACATCGACTTCTACACCGGCCTGAGCGGACCCAAGCAACTGCTGTTCGCCCATGGCGATCACGCCACGGTCGAGGTCGCCGGCGCGTTCGGCCTGCCCAACGAGGTCTACACCGGCGCGGTGCGCTGGTTCGACCATCACCTCAAGGGCATCGACAACGGGGTCGAGCGCGAACCGGCGGTGCGGCTGAAATCGCAGGACGGCGACTGGCGCGGCTATGCCGACTGGAACGCGGTGCAGACCGGTTCGACCGTGCTCGCCTTGAGCCGGCCGAGCGGCCTGATCGCGCCGACCGGAGAACTGCGCGCCACGCCGAGCACCGGCTGGAGCCATTCGATCCTGACCGGTCTGCCGACCGTCGCCGATTCGGGCATCGCCTTCGTCAGCGGGTTCCTGCAATCGGTGCAGGTCGCGCCGCAGGCGTCGATTCCGCTGGTCCTGCGCGCCGGCGCGGGCGTGTGGCAGACGCCGATGAACTGGCTGCCGCAGCAGCTCAGCGGCATGCCGAAGCTGCACGTCACGGTGACGCCGAGCCAGTCCGAGGTCAGCCTGTTCGCCTATCTCTACAGCGTCGACCTGCTCGGCAACGGCACCTTGCTCAGCCACAAACCGTATTCGCTGCGCGGCGCGCGTCCGGGCGTGGCGCAGACCATCGACCTGCGCCTGGAAGCGACCAGCTGGGACATCCCGGCCGGCCGCCGACTGGTGTTGGTGGTCGATACCCAGGACCCGCGCTACACCAGCGCGAGCACGATCGGCGGCAGCGTGAGTTTCAGTTCGCCGGCGTCGGATCCTTCGACCTTGACGTTGCCGCTGCACTGA
- a CDS encoding heme biosynthesis HemY N-terminal domain-containing protein, producing MNLFRNLLFWIVLALVGALAAQLLVQDPGKVVVTYGGMNYFTNVPKALLMLIGGLLALWLVWKVLSLPFTAVRRHRKKQARARLIDGLDALHQGHWTRAEKSLAQAARNRDVAAIAGVAAARAAAARGDAAAKVQYLDALAADHPVARALAAADLALAEDRPGDALAALDMPTAQPLPPRGLALRAQALAALGRAGEAYGLLGALRQHNVWPAERLSQHEAAWAEAALREAADANVLADHWETLPKPLKTDPAAVAAYAERAAALRWEEAAAKSLEQALDTRWDESLAALYGRLPIGRLDARRANAERWLQAHPGSPGLLVSLARIARAQGQWPQAEAYLHRALAQGANSEAWEELGHGFAQVGDENRARLSYVNALRAGRGEAITELPGRDLRQKLFDEAVIEERDEFGMPRLRG from the coding sequence ATGAATCTGTTCCGCAATCTGCTGTTCTGGATCGTGCTCGCGCTGGTCGGCGCGTTGGCCGCGCAACTGCTGGTGCAGGATCCGGGCAAGGTCGTCGTCACCTACGGCGGCATGAACTATTTCACCAACGTGCCCAAGGCGCTGCTGATGCTGATCGGCGGACTGCTGGCGCTGTGGCTGGTGTGGAAGGTGCTCAGTCTGCCGTTCACCGCGGTGCGCCGGCATCGCAAGAAGCAGGCGCGCGCGCGTCTGATCGATGGCCTCGACGCCTTGCATCAGGGCCATTGGACCCGCGCCGAGAAGTCGCTGGCGCAGGCCGCGCGCAACCGCGACGTGGCCGCGATCGCCGGCGTCGCCGCCGCGCGTGCCGCCGCCGCGCGCGGCGATGCCGCCGCGAAGGTGCAATACCTCGATGCCCTGGCCGCCGACCATCCGGTCGCGCGCGCCCTCGCCGCCGCCGACCTGGCGCTGGCCGAAGACCGTCCCGGCGACGCGCTGGCCGCGCTCGACATGCCGACCGCGCAGCCGCTGCCGCCGCGTGGCCTGGCCCTGCGCGCGCAGGCGCTGGCCGCGCTCGGCCGTGCCGGCGAGGCCTACGGTCTGCTCGGCGCCTTGCGCCAACACAACGTCTGGCCGGCCGAACGCCTGAGCCAGCACGAAGCCGCCTGGGCCGAAGCCGCGCTGCGCGAAGCCGCCGACGCGAACGTGCTCGCCGATCATTGGGAAACCCTGCCCAAGCCGCTCAAGACCGACCCCGCCGCGGTCGCCGCCTACGCCGAACGCGCCGCCGCGCTGCGTTGGGAGGAAGCCGCCGCCAAGAGTCTGGAACAGGCGCTCGACACGCGTTGGGACGAATCGCTGGCCGCGCTCTACGGCCGCCTGCCGATCGGCCGCCTCGACGCGCGCCGCGCCAACGCCGAACGCTGGCTGCAGGCGCACCCCGGCAGTCCCGGCCTGCTGGTCAGCCTGGCCCGCATCGCCCGCGCGCAGGGCCAGTGGCCGCAGGCCGAAGCCTATCTGCACCGGGCCCTGGCCCAGGGCGCCAACAGCGAAGCCTGGGAAGAACTCGGCCACGGCTTCGCCCAGGTCGGCGACGAAAACCGCGCGCGCCTGAGCTACGTCAACGCCCTGCGCGCCGGACGCGGCGAAGCGATCACCGAGCTGCCGGGTCGCGATCTGCGCCAGAAGTTGTTCGATGAGGCGGTGATCGAGGAACGCGACGAATTCGGGATGCCGCGGTTGCGCGGTTGA